Genomic window (Marinobacter fonticola):
TATGGTGCCAATGGGATTGCCTTCGTAGAGAACGGTATCTCCGGACAGTCCAATCTGGCCCGCGCCCGTTCCCTGATTCCGAACACTGAGATTTTCCTCCAGGCCGTCGGTGAAAGTAACGTTCACCTTCAGCTCGCCGCCGTCGAAATCAACGTTATTGCGATCAGTCACCAGGGCATCTTCACCGGCATCGATAATCTGGCGGTCTGTGGTGCCATACACGGTCCGGTCCGCCTCCAAATTTACGATTTTCGGCGCATCCGGATCCGGAACAATGAAATTGAGAACCAGGTAGTTCTTAATCGTCGTATTGGTCGTATCGCGTACTTCGAAAGTAATGGGATATGCGGCAGGCGCCAGGTTAACCGGGTCAAATGTATATTGGCTTTCAACGCTCGCATCTTCGGTCAGCGCGCCCTGGATATTCCCGAGACTGGTGGTTTCGATTGCCGTGCCGTTAACATTGAAAGTATAAGTCGAACCCTTTTCTACAATGACGTTACGGGTTTCAGGTACATTGGCCGACTCATTGAATTGAGTTGCCTTGTTGTTTTGCAGGTACAGAATGAAATCCACATGGGATTTCGACTTTTCGATACCGTTGTCGTCCTGGTCTTCCGCCACGATACCGGCACTGTATAACCCGGGCGCTAAGCTGCCTGAACCCGACCAGGTAATCACGCCTGTGTTCGGGTTAATTGAAAAACCATCCGGCTGCACGGCATCACTCGCGCCCAGCTCATCGAGGTTGGCCAGGCGGAACTTCAGCTTATCGGCATTAGGATCGGTGGAACCGGTGTTGAATGTCCAGTTTTCCAACCGGGTGCCGTCCTGCCTGATCTGGGGTACTTCAAAGATGATAGGCAGCTCAATCTTGGGTGCCAGGTTACCGCCCGCTAGATTAATAACCGTCTGAATTTTCCATGCTTTCCCGGCATTGTTAACCAACTCGTTGATGCGGCAACACGAGGTGTAATACACCTCATACGAGGTACTTATATCGAGGTTCCGGGCCTCGAAAATGTTCGTACTCAGTGCATATTGGCCATTCGCGTCCGGACTTCCGGACAACGTGGTGACGTTACCCGTGCCCACTTCAGCGAACGTGATCGCGGGTTCGGAAACGAAGGAATTTGCGGTTGGCGACTCGACAAAATCTGTCCGCCAAGCGGTCTTGACCGTGAGTCGTACATCATTCACTTGGCCATCATTGTCCAGGTCCAATGCCTGCCAGGTTATTGACCCACCGCGAAAGTGGCTGGCTTGGGCCAGAGCCGGCGCCAGGATTGCAACGATCAATAACACGCCACTGAGAGTACGAGGGAATCGAAACATTTAAGTGCCTATATCTTTTTTTTGGGTCGCACTTGTGTGCATCTATAGAATACTCGGTTGGGATAATTAAACAGCCCGTCCACACGATTCATTACAATTGCACATAAAACGATCATTTATGAATACGGATGGTTAAAGATTTTGGAGTCAGCCATCTCAAAAAACTTACATTATTTATTATTTCGTTACATATAATTACGAAGTAATATATAAATATGGGGAGCAATTTCTTATTTATTGAGTGGCCAGACAAATCGAAAACACGCCGCAGTTCCCACGACGTATTGTTTGCTTTATCTCTTCTCATAGCCCTTTGGACAGCCCAGCCATCTTACGTCTCTGTAATCTCACGGCACTATTCGCCTTTTCCAGGCTGAGCTAGCATGAGTCCAAAGCCCTTGATGGAGCAGTCAACCGGATCCAAAGCATTCAAAAACGTCCCGGTTGTCCGTCTAACATGGAGGTTACCTGATGCCAGAGAGCCAACTGTGCACCCTCACGTGTGACGGCAAGAAGCTGATCGGGCCTGCCGGCACCCCGTTGATCGATTTCCTTGCCCGCTACGATATCGACCTGCCCCACATCTGCTACGACAAGACGCTCGGCGCACTACAGACCTGCGATACCTGCTGGGTACGCGTCGACGGCGAACTGCAGCGGGGCTGCACGGTCCAGGCCGAAGATGGGTTGAATGTCGAACTGGACAATGAAGACGCCCGCCAGGCCCGGCATGAAGGCGCCGACCGCATCGTCGCCCGGCATGAACTCTATTGTTCGGTGTGCGAGAACAATAACGGCGACTGCAAGGTCCATAACGTCATCAACGCGATGGATGTCAGTCACCAGCGCTACCCCTACCGCACCAAACCCTATGAAACCGACGATAGTCATCCGTTCTACCGTTACGACCCGGATCAATGCATCCTCTGCGGGCGCTGCGTGGAGGCCTGCCAGAACGTCCAGGTCACCGAGACCCTGACCATCGACTGGGAGCGAGAGGACCCCCGCGTCATGTGGGATGGCGGCGAGTCCGCCAATGACTCCAGCTGCGTGTCCTGCGGCCACTGTGTCACCGTCTGCCCCTGCAATGCGCTGATGGAGAAAACCATGCTCGGCGAGGCCGGGCCGCTCACCTCGCTTCCCACAGCGGTGAAGCGCCCGGCCATCGACTTCGTGAAGAAGATCGAGCCGACGCTGGGCTTCCAGCCCATTTTTGCCATGTCGGAAATGGACGAAGCCTGGCGTAAATCGGAGATCAAGAAGACCAAGACCGTATGCACCTATTGTGGCGTGGGTTGCGCCTTCGATATGTGGACCCGTGATCGTAAGATTCTGAAGGTCCAACCGGTGGAAGAGGCGCCGGTAAACGGGATATCTACCTGCATCAAGGGCAAATTCGGCTGGGACTTCGTCGATTCCGACGACCGCCTGACGACACCGCTGATTCGCGAGGAAGGCCGTTTTCGCGAAGCCAGTTGGGACGAAGCCTATCGGCTGGTCGCCAAACGGTTCAACGAAATCAGGGACGAGCACGGTCCCGATGCCCTGGCCTTCGTGGCCTCGAGCAAATGCACCAACGAAGAATCCTACCTGATGCAGAAACTGGCCCGCGCCGTTATCGGGACCAACAATATCGACAATTGCTCACGCTACTGTCAGTCGCCGGCCACCCAGGGCCTCTGGCGGACGATGGGCTACGGCGGCGATGGCGGCTCGATATCGGATCTGGAACAGGCGGACCTGATTTTCTTTGTTGGCTCCAACACCGCCGAAAGCCACCCTGTGTTGGCCACCCGGCTTAAGCAGGCGCAGAAACACCGCGGCCAGAAGCACCTGGTGTTCGACCTGCGCAGACATGAGATGGCAGAGCGGGCCGACGAATTCATCCGGCCCAAACCAGGCACCGATCTGGTCTGGCTCTGCGCCATCAGCAAGTTCATCCTGGACAACGGGCTGGAGGACAAGACGTTCCTTGAGGAGCGGGTTATCCAACTGGACGAGTACCGTGAGAGCCTGGCGCCCTTCACGCTGGAATACGCTGAATCCGTCACCGGCATCGACGCTTCACGACTGGAATCTCTCGCCAGGATGATCGTCAGCGCCGGTAAGGTTTGCGGTGTCTGGGCTATGGGTGTGACCCAGCATATCGCCGGCTCGGATACCTCGACGGCCATCGCCAATCTGCTCCTGGTCACCGGCAATGCCGGGCGCCCAGGCACTGGCGCGTATCCCATGCGCGGACACAACAACGTTCAGGGCTGCAGCGACTTTGGCTCGATGCCCGGCCGGCTTCCCGGCTACGAGTTCGTCACAGACGATGACGCCCGCAAGCGCTATGAGGATGCCTGGGGTGTCAAACTCTCCACCAATAAGGGGCTCAACAACCACACGGTGGTGGAAGCCATTCACAAAGGTCAGGTTCGCTCGCTTTATGTGGTGGGCGAAGAGAT
Coding sequences:
- the fdhF gene encoding formate dehydrogenase subunit alpha, with translation MPESQLCTLTCDGKKLIGPAGTPLIDFLARYDIDLPHICYDKTLGALQTCDTCWVRVDGELQRGCTVQAEDGLNVELDNEDARQARHEGADRIVARHELYCSVCENNNGDCKVHNVINAMDVSHQRYPYRTKPYETDDSHPFYRYDPDQCILCGRCVEACQNVQVTETLTIDWEREDPRVMWDGGESANDSSCVSCGHCVTVCPCNALMEKTMLGEAGPLTSLPTAVKRPAIDFVKKIEPTLGFQPIFAMSEMDEAWRKSEIKKTKTVCTYCGVGCAFDMWTRDRKILKVQPVEEAPVNGISTCIKGKFGWDFVDSDDRLTTPLIREEGRFREASWDEAYRLVAKRFNEIRDEHGPDALAFVASSKCTNEESYLMQKLARAVIGTNNIDNCSRYCQSPATQGLWRTMGYGGDGGSISDLEQADLIFFVGSNTAESHPVLATRLKQAQKHRGQKHLVFDLRRHEMAERADEFIRPKPGTDLVWLCAISKFILDNGLEDKTFLEERVIQLDEYRESLAPFTLEYAESVTGIDASRLESLARMIVSAGKVCGVWAMGVTQHIAGSDTSTAIANLLLVTGNAGRPGTGAYPMRGHNNVQGCSDFGSMPGRLPGYEFVTDDDARKRYEDAWGVKLSTNKGLNNHTVVEAIHKGQVRSLYVVGEEMAVVDSNAHYVQEAFDKLDFMVVQDIFFTRTCEHADVVFPAAPSVEKEGTFVNTERRIQRLYQVLEPKGNSKPDWLIQTELARHLGATWNYPSPADIMAEAASLSPMFAGVTYERLEGYKSQQWPIAADGTDTPHLYLNGFAFPDGKARLYPLEYTEPTQQTDEMYDLHVNNGRLLETFHEGNLTHQSAGIRSQVPTKFVEVSPELAKERNIESGRWVQLTSRHGSIRLQALVTDRVTGNELFVTENATRNDHAINILTSFDADKDSDTPTFKEIAVYMERLDVQDDPPLPANNFRFGKPTPRRGVEAELKWNRADYTLPPAKARYPEKF